Proteins from a genomic interval of Pseudomonas asplenii:
- a CDS encoding RHS repeat-associated core domain-containing protein, which produces MSDALWAARLGDGLEHTAVMADILGGVLEVAANVAIGALATAAVVAATGITVATGGLGACVLGAVVGVIVGVVMSKTGADKGLSDMCEGIGNALFPPTVQATIQTGSKNTLTNSIPAARAAGTAPPPAPAGGVPDSEAANTPEEAPAEEEGPGFLDMAKGFFSQMWRPTVANPAPGTQPKPLDLVTCTKHSPMPQQFLAEGSEKVSINGQPAVRSGDRSTCDGKVVSSGMVSSNVTIGGNSVVVREIRSGKTPGIGLAITVLMMLKGGKGKFMSNLPCMLLSGVNSFVVSQATGALTQAIAGSPNPVHAATGAKILGGEDELDFVLPGILPIDWQRFYNSRDERHDSLLGSGWSVPYETCVQIEPHPEGGERLIYTDEQARRIDMGSIPLGGAVFSAGEGLAVRRHGNGQLLIESDDGLYRLFEPTLINPAHLRLSQWGDRNDNRIYLDYDDSGKLVRLRDTFDQVQVELIYSPQWPRRIAQIERLYPDHQREVLVSYAYDHGGDLAEVRDALGQVQRRFAYDAQRRMVEHQLPTGLRCFYQWAEVGNREWRVIRHWTDEGDEYRFDYDLDNGTTRITDGLRRVSTRRWNPQHQITEYTDNLGQTWQFEWNDERQLLGAIDPQGGQYRYSYDEAGNLSDSLDPLGRSESTVWLEHWALPLVETDSAGHNWQYRYDPRGNCTHETDPLGQVTQYRYDARGQVVQIIDASGKHKTLQWNNFGQLIEHVDCSGYPTRFSYDRRGYLQVVTDALGERTTYQHDAQGNLLQTTLADGRVEQYQRDSSGQLTGHVDPAGHTTAYQYDRRGQVRQRIDAVGRQVQFSYDAYGRLQALTNENGESYRFLWDAGDRLVEQQDLDGSARRYTYDGLDDVTRLEYVPAPFGHGLAAVPNEPIKPIVHRLERDAVGRLVAKVTDDGRTEYSYDPVDQLTAVTFTDNAGQVQSLGFAYDALGQLLEEQSAAGSLQHHYDELGNLQQTQLPDGRWINRLYYGSGHLHQLNLDGQVISDFERDRLHREVLRTQGQLSTRSDYDRSGRLRSRLRRPAGPPTALPAPVQKHFDYDPADNLIGRLDQQPRGDQRQLLHYDATGRIIASQDNVQGQNETFAYDAAANLLDGPAASAGLVVHNKLLTYQDKRYRYDAFGRMIEKRSGSRRVQRFSYDAEHRLIEVHNQEGARETVVRMRYDPLGRRIEKTEQDSNGYPLGETRFTWDGLRLLQEHRHSQTSLYLYAGGYEPIARVDGLGALQKVRYYHNDINGLPEQLTESDGHTLWQARYKVWGNTLEEVREPYYIEEQNLRFQGQYLDRETGLHYNTFRFYDPDIGRFTTPDPIGLLGGFNLYQYAPNPLAWSDPLGWAPWAYGKFDDWFNTASIKDISSNKESVSAALRGSGNMHEMFPVSLAAKAKELGFTAQELKKYVVETKRITFTNVTDSKGRPVPDGAHHGSSAGRHFHNKLIADLETAASKREAKMIIARHHRNHMKLSRCL; this is translated from the coding sequence ATGTCCGACGCGCTTTGGGCCGCCCGCCTGGGAGATGGGCTGGAACACACTGCGGTGATGGCCGACATCCTCGGCGGCGTGCTGGAGGTGGCGGCCAACGTCGCCATCGGTGCACTGGCGACAGCAGCGGTGGTCGCTGCGACCGGCATCACGGTCGCCACGGGTGGCCTTGGCGCCTGCGTACTGGGTGCGGTGGTCGGGGTGATCGTCGGCGTGGTCATGAGCAAGACCGGCGCCGACAAGGGCCTGAGCGACATGTGCGAGGGAATCGGCAACGCGCTGTTCCCGCCCACGGTGCAGGCGACCATCCAGACCGGCTCCAAAAATACCCTGACCAACTCGATTCCCGCGGCACGCGCCGCCGGTACCGCGCCACCGCCGGCGCCGGCTGGCGGCGTGCCCGACAGCGAGGCCGCCAATACACCTGAAGAAGCGCCTGCGGAAGAGGAAGGCCCCGGCTTCCTCGACATGGCCAAGGGGTTCTTCTCCCAGATGTGGCGACCCACGGTTGCCAACCCGGCTCCCGGCACGCAACCCAAGCCGCTGGATCTGGTGACCTGTACCAAACACTCGCCGATGCCACAACAGTTTCTCGCCGAGGGCTCGGAAAAGGTCAGCATCAACGGCCAACCGGCGGTGCGCAGCGGCGACCGCAGCACCTGCGACGGCAAGGTGGTGTCCTCCGGCATGGTCTCCTCGAACGTGACCATCGGCGGCAATTCGGTGGTGGTACGCGAGATCCGCAGCGGCAAGACGCCCGGCATCGGCCTGGCGATCACGGTGTTGATGATGCTCAAGGGCGGCAAGGGCAAGTTCATGAGCAACCTGCCGTGCATGCTGCTCTCGGGCGTCAACTCGTTCGTAGTCAGCCAGGCCACCGGCGCCCTGACCCAGGCCATCGCCGGCTCCCCCAACCCGGTGCACGCTGCCACCGGCGCCAAGATACTGGGCGGCGAGGACGAACTGGACTTCGTCCTGCCCGGTATCCTGCCCATCGACTGGCAGCGTTTCTACAACAGCCGTGACGAGCGCCACGACAGCCTGCTCGGCAGCGGCTGGAGCGTCCCCTATGAAACCTGTGTACAGATCGAGCCCCATCCCGAGGGTGGCGAGCGGCTGATCTACACCGACGAACAGGCACGGCGGATCGACATGGGCTCGATCCCCCTCGGCGGCGCGGTATTCAGCGCCGGCGAAGGTCTGGCAGTGCGCCGCCACGGCAACGGCCAACTACTGATCGAGAGCGATGACGGCCTGTACCGTCTGTTCGAGCCGACCCTGATCAATCCTGCCCATCTGCGCCTGAGCCAGTGGGGCGATCGCAACGACAACCGGATCTATCTCGACTACGACGACTCGGGAAAACTGGTGCGGCTGCGCGATACCTTCGATCAGGTCCAGGTGGAACTGATCTACAGCCCGCAATGGCCGCGACGGATCGCCCAGATCGAGCGCCTGTATCCCGATCACCAGCGCGAGGTGCTGGTCAGCTACGCCTACGACCACGGCGGTGACCTGGCCGAAGTACGCGATGCCCTCGGCCAGGTCCAGCGCCGCTTCGCCTATGACGCACAGCGACGGATGGTCGAGCACCAGTTGCCCACCGGCCTGCGCTGTTTCTACCAGTGGGCCGAGGTCGGCAACCGCGAATGGCGGGTGATTCGTCACTGGACCGACGAGGGCGACGAATATCGCTTCGACTACGACCTGGACAACGGCACCACGCGGATCACCGATGGCCTGCGCCGGGTCAGCACGCGACGCTGGAACCCGCAGCACCAGATCACCGAATACACCGACAACCTCGGCCAGACCTGGCAGTTCGAATGGAACGACGAGCGCCAGTTGCTCGGCGCCATCGATCCCCAGGGCGGGCAGTACCGCTACAGCTACGACGAGGCCGGCAACCTCAGCGACAGCCTCGACCCGCTGGGGCGCAGCGAGTCGACTGTCTGGCTGGAACATTGGGCCTTGCCACTGGTGGAAACCGACAGCGCCGGCCACAACTGGCAATACCGTTACGACCCGCGCGGCAACTGCACCCACGAGACCGACCCGCTGGGCCAGGTCACCCAGTACCGCTACGACGCACGTGGCCAGGTGGTGCAGATCATCGACGCCAGCGGCAAGCACAAGACCTTGCAGTGGAACAATTTCGGGCAACTGATCGAGCACGTCGACTGCTCCGGCTACCCGACCCGCTTCAGTTACGACCGGCGCGGGTACCTGCAAGTGGTCACCGATGCCCTCGGCGAACGCACTACCTACCAGCATGATGCCCAGGGCAACCTGTTGCAGACCACCCTGGCAGACGGCCGTGTCGAACAGTATCAACGCGACAGCAGCGGCCAACTGACCGGGCATGTCGACCCGGCCGGCCATACCACCGCCTACCAGTACGACCGCCGCGGCCAGGTGCGCCAGCGTATCGATGCCGTCGGCCGCCAGGTGCAATTCAGCTATGACGCCTATGGCCGCCTGCAAGCGCTGACCAACGAGAACGGCGAGAGCTACCGCTTCCTCTGGGATGCCGGCGACCGCCTGGTGGAACAGCAGGACCTCGACGGCAGCGCCCGGCGCTATACCTACGACGGGCTGGATGACGTCACCCGCCTGGAGTACGTGCCGGCCCCGTTCGGCCATGGACTGGCAGCGGTACCGAACGAGCCGATCAAGCCCATCGTCCACCGGTTGGAACGCGATGCAGTCGGCCGTCTGGTCGCCAAGGTCACCGACGATGGCCGCACCGAGTACAGCTACGACCCGGTCGATCAACTGACCGCCGTGACCTTCACCGACAATGCCGGACAGGTCCAGAGCCTGGGCTTTGCCTACGACGCCCTCGGCCAGTTGCTGGAAGAACAGAGCGCGGCGGGCAGCCTGCAACATCACTACGACGAACTGGGCAACCTGCAGCAGACGCAACTGCCGGACGGGCGCTGGATCAATCGCCTGTATTACGGCAGCGGCCACCTGCATCAGCTCAACCTCGACGGCCAGGTGATCAGCGACTTCGAGCGCGACCGCCTGCACCGCGAGGTCCTGCGCACCCAGGGCCAGCTCAGCACCCGCAGCGACTACGACCGCAGCGGCCGCCTGCGCTCACGCCTGCGCCGCCCCGCCGGTCCGCCTACGGCACTGCCGGCCCCGGTACAGAAACACTTCGACTACGACCCGGCCGACAACCTGATCGGCCGCCTCGACCAGCAGCCCCGTGGCGACCAGCGCCAACTGCTGCACTACGACGCCACGGGACGGATCATCGCCAGCCAGGACAACGTCCAGGGCCAGAACGAGACCTTCGCCTACGACGCCGCCGCCAACCTGCTCGACGGCCCGGCGGCCAGTGCGGGGTTGGTGGTGCATAACAAACTGCTGACCTACCAGGACAAGCGCTACCGCTACGACGCCTTCGGCCGGATGATCGAAAAACGCAGCGGCAGTCGGCGGGTGCAGCGCTTCAGCTATGACGCCGAGCACCGGCTGATCGAAGTCCACAATCAGGAAGGCGCCCGTGAGACCGTGGTGCGCATGCGCTACGACCCATTGGGACGGCGTATCGAGAAGACCGAGCAGGACAGCAACGGCTATCCCCTGGGCGAAACGCGCTTTACCTGGGATGGGCTGCGACTTTTGCAGGAGCATCGCCATAGCCAGACCAGCCTGTACCTTTATGCTGGAGGTTACGAGCCGATAGCCCGGGTCGACGGCCTGGGCGCGCTACAGAAGGTGCGCTACTACCACAACGACATCAACGGCCTGCCGGAACAACTGACGGAAAGCGACGGCCATACGCTGTGGCAGGCGCGCTACAAGGTCTGGGGTAATACCCTGGAGGAAGTACGCGAACCTTACTACATCGAGGAGCAGAACCTGCGGTTTCAGGGTCAGTATCTGGACCGGGAGACAGGGCTGCACTACAACACGTTCCGCTTTTACGACCCGGACATCGGACGGTTCACCACACCGGATCCGATTGGACTGCTGGGTGGTTTCAATCTTTATCAATACGCTCCGAACCCGTTGGCCTGGTCAGACCCACTAGGATGGGCGCCCTGGGCTTATGGGAAATTTGATGACTGGTTCAATACGGCATCTATTAAAGATATCAGCAGCAACAAAGAGTCGGTAAGTGCCGCCTTGCGTGGATCAGGGAATATGCATGAGATGTTCCCGGTTTCCCTTGCGGCCAAAGCCAAGGAACTCGGCTTTACCGCTCAAGAGCTGAAAAAATATGTTGTTGAAACGAAGAGGATTACCTTTACTAACGTCACGGACTCAAAAGGCAGGCCTGTTCCAGATGGAGCACATCACGGAAGCAGTGCTGGTAGACACTTCCATAACAAGCTGATTGCAGACTTGGAAACGGCCGCCAGCAAAAGGGAAGCCAAGATGATCATTGCACGACATCATAGAAACCATATGAAATTAAGTAGGTGCTTATAA
- a CDS encoding DcrB-related protein, whose product MTYRLNEFQFQLPDSELLDASINILKFPELGTSLIISRSQLGDGEDLRSNFDSQLKRLEQQVQELRYQPRQDIRLGADQSLDAIESHSQYSKGADKVYQFQLAFVLPGTRKMTALSYVKAQPLGDAEAAHWATIKHSLALA is encoded by the coding sequence ATGACCTATCGCCTCAACGAATTCCAGTTCCAGTTGCCCGACAGCGAGCTGCTCGATGCCTCGATCAACATCCTCAAGTTCCCCGAACTGGGCACGTCGCTGATCATCAGCCGCAGCCAGCTGGGCGACGGCGAAGACTTGCGCAGCAACTTCGACAGCCAGCTCAAGCGCCTCGAACAGCAGGTTCAGGAACTGCGCTACCAGCCACGCCAGGACATACGCCTGGGCGCGGACCAATCCCTCGATGCCATCGAGTCGCACAGCCAGTACAGCAAGGGCGCGGACAAGGTCTATCAGTTCCAGCTGGCCTTCGTCCTGCCCGGCACGCGCAAGATGACCGCTCTGAGCTACGTCAAGGCGCAACCGCTGGGTGATGCCGAAGCCGCCCACTGGGCCACGATCAAGCACAGCCTGGCACTGGCCTGA
- a CDS encoding type VI secretion system Vgr family protein, whose translation MLFTQATRLAQVHSPLGPDVLLLKDMGGGEELGRPFEYELHLTSTDGALDLNQLLGKPMSLSLQLQGGASRYFHGIVARCSQNVDTGQFASYQVTLRPWLWLLTRTSDCRIFQHMTIPQIIKQVFRDLGFSDFEDVLSQPYREWEYCVQYRESSFDFVSRLMEQEGIYYYFRHEKDRHVLVLADAYGAHHPAPGYESIPYYPPDGQHRERDHLNGWQLAQEVQPGSLELNDYDFQRPSARIDVRSTMPRPHSAGDYPLYDYPGSYVQSQDGEHYARTRIEAIQSLHERVQLNGNARGIGAGNLFSLTGFGRQDQNREYLIVAARYYIAQESLESGTGSAGSQFESSLTCIDAQQSFRPLANTTRPIVRGPQTAVVVGPAGEEIWTDQFGRVKVHFHWDRHDQSNENSSCWIRVSQAWAGKNWGSMQIPRIGQEVIVSFLEGDPDRPIITGRVYNAEQTVPYDLPANATQSGMKSRSSKGGSPANFNEIRMEDKKGAEQLYIHAERNQDIVVEVDESHSVGHNRNKSIGRDETVLIGNNRVRIVQHQDVLTVGQSKTDSISQSYLIEVGENLRLVCGASVLELNASGQINLCGVQISFHASGDAQFNTGGVLHLNNGKGPDAAPQGDGVKGTIDAKVASAFPKPK comes from the coding sequence ATGCTATTCACACAAGCCACCCGCCTGGCCCAGGTCCACAGCCCTCTCGGGCCGGATGTGCTGCTGCTCAAGGACATGGGCGGCGGCGAGGAACTGGGGCGGCCGTTCGAATACGAATTGCACCTGACCTCCACCGACGGTGCCCTCGACCTGAACCAGCTGCTGGGCAAGCCCATGAGCCTCTCCCTGCAATTGCAGGGCGGGGCCAGCCGCTATTTCCACGGCATCGTCGCGCGCTGCAGCCAGAACGTCGACACCGGCCAGTTCGCCAGCTACCAGGTGACCCTGCGCCCCTGGCTCTGGCTGCTGACCCGCACCTCCGACTGTCGCATCTTCCAGCACATGACCATCCCGCAGATCATCAAGCAGGTGTTCCGCGACCTCGGTTTCTCCGACTTCGAAGACGTGCTCAGCCAGCCCTACCGCGAGTGGGAATACTGCGTGCAGTACCGCGAAAGCAGCTTCGACTTCGTCAGCCGGCTGATGGAACAGGAAGGCATCTACTACTATTTCCGCCATGAAAAGGACCGCCACGTGCTGGTCCTGGCCGACGCCTACGGTGCCCACCACCCGGCGCCCGGCTATGAGTCGATTCCCTACTACCCACCGGACGGCCAGCACCGCGAACGCGACCACCTCAACGGCTGGCAACTGGCCCAGGAAGTCCAGCCCGGCTCCCTGGAGCTCAACGACTACGACTTCCAGCGCCCCAGCGCACGCATCGACGTGCGCTCGACCATGCCGCGCCCACACAGCGCCGGCGACTATCCGCTGTACGACTACCCCGGCAGCTACGTGCAGAGCCAGGACGGCGAGCACTACGCGCGCACCCGCATCGAAGCGATCCAGAGCCTGCACGAGCGCGTGCAGCTCAACGGCAATGCCCGTGGCATCGGCGCCGGCAACCTGTTCAGCCTGACCGGCTTCGGCCGCCAGGACCAGAACCGCGAATACCTGATCGTCGCCGCGCGCTACTACATCGCCCAGGAAAGCCTGGAGTCCGGTACCGGCAGCGCCGGCTCGCAGTTCGAGAGCAGCCTGACCTGCATCGACGCCCAGCAGAGTTTCCGCCCGCTGGCCAACACCACCCGGCCCATCGTTCGCGGCCCGCAGACGGCAGTAGTGGTCGGCCCCGCTGGCGAGGAGATCTGGACCGACCAGTTCGGTCGGGTCAAGGTGCACTTTCACTGGGACCGCCACGACCAGTCCAATGAAAACAGCTCCTGCTGGATCCGTGTGTCACAGGCCTGGGCCGGCAAGAACTGGGGCTCGATGCAGATCCCGCGAATCGGCCAGGAAGTCATCGTCAGCTTCCTCGAAGGCGACCCCGACCGGCCGATCATCACCGGCCGGGTCTACAACGCCGAACAGACGGTGCCCTACGACCTGCCCGCCAATGCCACCCAGAGCGGCATGAAGAGCCGGTCGAGCAAGGGCGGCAGCCCAGCCAACTTCAACGAAATCCGCATGGAGGACAAGAAGGGCGCCGAGCAGCTGTATATCCACGCCGAGCGCAACCAGGACATCGTGGTCGAGGTCGACGAAAGCCATTCGGTGGGCCACAACCGCAACAAGAGCATCGGCCGCGACGAAACCGTGCTGATCGGCAACAACCGGGTGCGCATCGTCCAGCACCAGGACGTGCTCACCGTCGGCCAGAGCAAGACCGACAGTATCAGCCAGAGCTACCTGATCGAGGTCGGCGAAAATCTGCGGCTGGTCTGCGGCGCCAGCGTGCTGGAACTCAATGCCAGTGGCCAGATCAACCTGTGCGGCGTACAGATCAGCTTCCACGCCAGCGGTGACGCGCAGTTCAATACTGGCGGCGTCCTGCACCTCAACAATGGCAAAGGCCCCGACGCCGCCCCGCAAGGCGACGGTGTGAAAGGCACCATCGACGCCAAGGTGGCGTCGGCCTTTCCCAAGCCCAAGTAA
- the tssH gene encoding type VI secretion system ATPase TssH, producing the protein MGEISRAALFGKLNSVAYKAIEAATVFCKLRGNPYVELAHWFHQLLQLQDSDLHRLVRQFNIEPARLARDLTEALDRLPRGSTSITDLSSHVEEAVERGWVYGSLMFGESQVRTGYLVLGILKTPSLRHALLGLSSEFDKIKAEALSERFDEYVGDSPENNLGASDGFNAGAVPGEASGAIAPSAMGKQEALKRFTVDLTEQARSGKLDPIVGRDEEIRQLVDILMRRRQNNPILTGEAGVGKTAVVEGFALRIVAGDVPPSLKDVELRSLDVGLLQAGASMKGEFEQRLRQVIEDVQASPKPIILFIDEAHTLVGAGGAAGTGDAANLLKPALARGTLRTVAATTWAEYKKHIEKDPALTRRFQVVQVAEPSEDKALLMMRGVASTMEKHHQVQILDEALEASVKLSHRYIPARQLPDKSVSLLDTACARVAISLHAVPAEVDDSRRRIEALETELQIIAREHAIGIDTRSRKRTSEDLLGTERERLAELESRWAEEKSLVDELLATRAALRESTGVVDSDASGEQGHALREKLIDLQQRLSALQGESPLILPTVDYQAVASVVADWTGIPVGRMARNELETVLNLDQHLSKRIIGQDHALRMIAKRIQTSRAGLDNPSKPIGVFMLAGTSGVGKTETALALAEAMYGGEQNVITINMSEFQEAHTVSTLKGAPPGYVGYGEGGVLTEAVRRKPYSVVLLDEVEKAHPDVHEIFFQVFDKGVMEDGEGRVIDFKNTLILLTTNAGTELISHLCKDATNVPDPEDIAKALRQPLLEIFPPALLGRLVTIPYYPLSDTMLKAITRLQLGRIKKRVESTHKVAFDFDDEVVDLIVSRCTETESGGRMIDAILTNSLLPDMSREFLTRMLEGKALAGVRISVRDNELHYQFSDVEV; encoded by the coding sequence ATGGGTGAAATCAGTCGCGCCGCGCTGTTCGGCAAACTCAACAGCGTCGCCTACAAGGCTATCGAAGCCGCCACGGTGTTCTGCAAGCTGCGGGGCAATCCGTATGTGGAACTCGCCCACTGGTTCCACCAGTTGCTGCAGTTGCAGGACTCGGACCTGCACCGCCTGGTGCGCCAGTTCAATATCGAGCCGGCGCGCCTGGCCCGTGACCTGACCGAAGCACTCGACCGCCTGCCGCGTGGTTCGACCTCGATCACCGACCTGTCCTCCCATGTCGAGGAAGCGGTGGAACGTGGCTGGGTCTATGGCAGCCTGATGTTCGGCGAAAGCCAGGTACGTACCGGCTACCTGGTGCTCGGCATCCTCAAGACCCCGAGTCTGCGTCATGCGCTGCTGGGGCTGTCATCGGAGTTCGACAAGATCAAGGCCGAGGCCTTGAGCGAGCGCTTCGACGAGTACGTCGGCGACTCGCCGGAAAACAACCTGGGCGCCAGCGACGGCTTCAATGCCGGTGCGGTGCCGGGCGAAGCCAGCGGTGCCATCGCGCCGAGCGCCATGGGCAAGCAGGAAGCACTCAAGCGCTTCACCGTCGACCTGACCGAGCAGGCCCGCAGCGGCAAGCTCGACCCGATCGTCGGCCGTGACGAGGAAATCCGCCAACTGGTGGACATTCTCATGCGCCGTCGCCAGAACAACCCGATCCTCACTGGCGAAGCCGGGGTCGGCAAGACTGCGGTGGTCGAGGGCTTCGCCCTGCGCATCGTCGCCGGCGACGTACCGCCTTCGCTCAAGGATGTCGAACTGCGCAGCCTCGACGTCGGCCTGCTGCAGGCCGGCGCGAGCATGAAGGGCGAGTTCGAACAGCGTCTGCGTCAGGTCATCGAGGATGTCCAGGCCTCGCCCAAGCCGATCATCCTGTTCATCGACGAAGCCCACACCCTGGTCGGTGCCGGTGGCGCCGCCGGTACCGGCGATGCGGCCAACCTGCTCAAGCCGGCCCTGGCCCGTGGCACCCTGCGCACGGTGGCCGCGACCACCTGGGCCGAGTACAAGAAACACATCGAGAAAGACCCGGCCCTGACCCGCCGCTTCCAGGTGGTGCAGGTCGCCGAGCCGTCGGAAGACAAGGCCCTGCTGATGATGCGCGGCGTCGCCTCGACCATGGAGAAGCACCACCAGGTGCAGATCCTCGACGAAGCCCTGGAGGCCTCGGTCAAGCTGTCCCACCGCTACATCCCGGCGCGGCAACTGCCGGACAAGTCAGTCAGCCTGCTCGACACCGCCTGCGCCCGCGTCGCCATCAGCCTGCACGCGGTGCCAGCCGAGGTCGACGACAGCCGTCGGCGCATCGAGGCGCTGGAAACCGAATTGCAGATCATCGCCCGCGAGCATGCCATCGGGATCGACACCCGCAGCCGCAAGCGCACCAGCGAGGACCTGCTCGGCACTGAGCGCGAACGCCTGGCCGAGCTGGAAAGCCGCTGGGCCGAGGAAAAGAGCCTGGTCGACGAACTGCTCGCCACCCGCGCCGCACTGCGTGAAAGCACCGGCGTGGTGGACAGCGATGCCAGCGGCGAACAGGGCCACGCCCTGCGCGAAAAACTGATCGACCTGCAACAGCGCCTCAGCGCCCTGCAGGGCGAAAGCCCGCTGATCCTGCCCACCGTGGACTACCAGGCGGTGGCCTCGGTGGTCGCCGACTGGACCGGTATCCCGGTCGGCCGCATGGCCCGCAACGAGCTGGAAACCGTGCTCAACCTCGACCAGCACCTGAGCAAGCGCATCATCGGCCAGGACCACGCCCTGCGCATGATCGCCAAGCGCATCCAGACCTCCCGCGCCGGCCTCGACAACCCGAGCAAGCCGATCGGCGTGTTCATGCTCGCCGGCACCTCCGGCGTGGGCAAGACCGAAACTGCGCTGGCCCTGGCCGAAGCCATGTACGGCGGCGAGCAGAACGTCATCACCATCAACATGAGCGAATTCCAGGAAGCCCACACTGTCTCGACCCTCAAGGGCGCCCCACCGGGCTACGTCGGCTATGGCGAAGGCGGCGTGTTGACCGAAGCGGTACGGCGCAAGCCCTACAGCGTGGTGCTGCTGGACGAGGTGGAAAAGGCCCACCCGGACGTGCACGAAATCTTCTTCCAGGTGTTCGACAAGGGCGTGATGGAAGACGGCGAAGGCCGGGTGATCGACTTCAAGAACACCCTGATCCTGCTTACCACCAATGCCGGCACCGAGCTGATCTCGCACCTGTGCAAGGACGCGACCAACGTGCCCGACCCGGAAGATATCGCCAAGGCCCTGCGCCAGCCGCTGCTGGAGATCTTCCCGCCAGCGCTGCTGGGGCGCCTGGTGACCATTCCGTACTACCCGCTCAGCGACACCATGCTCAAGGCGATCACCCGCCTGCAGTTGGGCCGCATCAAGAAGCGCGTGGAAAGCACCCACAAGGTCGCCTTCGATTTCGACGACGAGGTGGTCGACCTGATCGTCTCGCGCTGCACCGAAACCGAAAGCGGCGGACGGATGATCGACGCAATCCTGACCAACAGCCTGCTGCCGGACATGAGCCGCGAGTTCCTCACGCGCATGCTCGAAGGCAAGGCGCTGGCGGGGGTGCGGATCAGCGTGCGGGATAACGAATTGCACTACCAGTTCAGCGACGTGGAGGTCTGA
- the tssG gene encoding type VI secretion system baseplate subunit TssG: protein MESQARTPSDPVSTLTAMQSEPWEYDFFQALRRIECESPHLPRFGHSQRLADDPLRLGQQLDCAFAPATLASMTPASDTAPARLEQFFFGLGGPNGPLPLHLTEYIRERQRNNADSTSKRFLDVFHHRLLSLFYRAWAEARPTVSHDRPDDDYWSERLAAFSGRGMPSLLKQGLIPATAKLHFSGHLAAQTRYPDGLKAILSEYFGLPVEIEEYVGQWLELPERSRLGVNASQLGVDFCLGRHVWDRQHKFRIRFGPLKLDEYMGLLPDGEPFRHLVAWVAEYLGHELDWDLNLVLEQPEVPRLQLNGQFRLGFNTWVGQPKEDARDLILARHYAEHATPAPHSRSTEHG from the coding sequence ATGGAAAGCCAAGCCCGGACGCCGTCCGACCCTGTGAGCACGCTCACGGCGATGCAATCCGAGCCCTGGGAATACGATTTCTTCCAGGCGTTGCGGCGTATCGAGTGCGAATCGCCGCACCTGCCGCGTTTTGGCCATTCGCAACGCCTGGCGGACGACCCGTTGCGCCTCGGTCAGCAACTGGACTGTGCATTTGCCCCGGCCACCCTGGCGTCGATGACGCCAGCCAGCGACACTGCGCCAGCGCGCCTGGAGCAGTTCTTCTTCGGCCTCGGCGGGCCCAACGGGCCGCTGCCGCTGCACCTCACCGAGTACATACGCGAGCGCCAGCGCAACAACGCCGACAGCACCAGCAAGCGTTTTCTCGATGTGTTCCACCATCGCCTGCTGAGCCTGTTCTACCGGGCCTGGGCCGAGGCGCGGCCGACCGTCAGCCACGACCGCCCGGATGACGACTACTGGTCCGAACGCCTGGCCGCCTTCAGTGGCCGAGGCATGCCCAGCCTGCTCAAACAGGGTCTGATCCCGGCCACCGCCAAGCTGCACTTCAGCGGCCACCTTGCCGCGCAGACCCGCTACCCGGACGGCTTGAAGGCGATTCTCAGCGAATACTTCGGCCTGCCGGTGGAGATCGAGGAATACGTCGGCCAGTGGCTGGAGTTGCCGGAGCGCAGCCGCCTCGGCGTCAACGCCAGCCAACTGGGCGTGGACTTCTGCCTGGGGCGCCATGTGTGGGACCGCCAGCACAAGTTCCGCATCCGCTTCGGCCCGCTGAAACTCGACGAATACATGGGCCTGCTGCCCGATGGCGAACCGTTCCGCCATCTGGTGGCCTGGGTCGCCGAATACCTGGGGCACGAGCTGGACTGGGACCTCAACCTGGTTCTGGAACAGCCCGAAGTCCCCCGATTGCAACTCAACGGTCAGTTCCGCCTGGGCTTCAACACCTGGGTCGGCCAACCCAAAGAAGACGCCAGGGACCTGATCCTGGCACGGCATTACGCCGAACACGCCACACCAGCCCCCCACTCAAGGAGCACAGAGCATGGGTGA